The following are from one region of the Hydrogenimonas sp. SS33 genome:
- a CDS encoding LapD/MoxY N-terminal periplasmic domain-containing protein produces MTLFRQITIVFTLFFLLMLAVVLAISFNDSRDYIENELYMKAQNTASTLAVSMSQESGDSAKMAVMAEAVFDTGYYRKIVLKTIDGKEIFKEERPSADVVPAWFARLVHLMPQIGRAQVSSGWHPLGILEVTADESESLRYLYSLFNKIIFIFSAATLVALAIIAVMLKMILRPLEKVEAQAEGVLQNRFILNEKMPRTVELKRMAEAMNSLVTRVKDMHDRLLELTNRNRRLEYTDALTGLNNRRYFMIHYDEILHSDDGRSEGSVLVIHLANTEEANRRFGYDRVNEVLKALANGAERLAGACGECVAARISGLEIAMLMPGTEIAEASEKGRTLIAEARKILDENAMGDLLCLAAAVVSYNGSTSREKLLSSIDLTLNRALASGCDHLETATQKDDLPTRKPQWRNLVTEAIRHGNLKPVLTDIYSENGRDISGRIVFELRKEDGEPVPYAVYGPMMMRLGLFPEYVHYALNYLVERNEVGADRIAMELPLGYLDTTHEFERFVAMVRKLENRGRGFVVEIPEQDLIFNTRETIESIVESLTKENIALGISRFDADERILAKLQVVRPMYVKMHAGRLLDMSDSLRESLLLLLRSVGIKLLIRSVESSEQLDALGDLGIEYYVI; encoded by the coding sequence ATGACACTTTTCAGACAGATCACCATCGTATTTACACTCTTTTTCCTGCTCATGCTCGCCGTGGTATTGGCGATCAGTTTCAACGATTCGAGAGACTACATCGAAAACGAACTCTATATGAAAGCCCAGAATACGGCTTCGACTCTGGCGGTGTCGATGTCTCAGGAGAGCGGTGATTCGGCAAAGATGGCAGTGATGGCGGAAGCGGTTTTCGATACGGGGTACTACAGGAAAATAGTGCTGAAGACCATAGACGGCAAAGAGATTTTCAAAGAGGAGCGGCCGTCGGCAGATGTGGTACCGGCGTGGTTCGCCCGGCTTGTCCATCTGATGCCCCAGATCGGCAGGGCCCAGGTCTCGAGCGGATGGCATCCGTTGGGGATTCTCGAAGTGACGGCGGATGAAAGTGAATCGTTGCGCTATCTCTACTCTCTTTTCAACAAAATCATTTTCATCTTCTCCGCAGCGACGCTTGTGGCCCTGGCGATCATAGCCGTGATGCTGAAAATGATTCTCAGGCCGCTCGAAAAGGTGGAAGCCCAGGCGGAAGGGGTTTTGCAGAACCGTTTCATCCTCAATGAAAAAATGCCGAGGACGGTGGAACTGAAACGGATGGCCGAAGCGATGAACTCCCTGGTGACGCGGGTGAAGGATATGCACGACAGACTGCTGGAACTGACCAACCGTAACCGCCGCCTCGAATATACGGATGCTCTGACGGGCCTCAACAACCGTCGCTATTTCATGATCCACTACGATGAGATCCTCCATTCCGACGACGGCCGCAGTGAAGGTTCGGTGCTGGTGATCCACCTCGCGAATACGGAAGAGGCAAACAGGCGGTTCGGTTACGACAGAGTCAACGAAGTCCTCAAGGCTTTGGCGAATGGAGCCGAGAGGCTGGCAGGTGCATGCGGTGAATGTGTCGCTGCCAGAATTTCCGGTCTGGAGATAGCGATGCTGATGCCGGGAACCGAAATCGCCGAGGCTTCGGAAAAGGGGAGAACCCTCATTGCCGAAGCCAGAAAAATTCTCGATGAGAATGCAATGGGTGATCTTCTCTGTCTGGCCGCTGCCGTTGTCTCTTACAACGGAAGTACATCGCGGGAAAAACTCCTGTCCTCCATCGACCTGACACTCAACCGGGCCCTCGCGTCGGGATGCGACCATCTGGAGACGGCTACGCAGAAAGACGACCTGCCGACGCGAAAACCTCAGTGGCGGAACCTGGTAACCGAAGCGATCCGACACGGAAATTTGAAGCCTGTACTCACCGATATCTACTCCGAAAACGGAAGGGACATTTCGGGACGTATTGTCTTCGAACTGCGAAAAGAGGATGGAGAACCGGTCCCCTACGCCGTCTATGGGCCGATGATGATGCGGCTCGGGCTTTTCCCCGAGTATGTGCATTATGCCCTGAACTATCTTGTGGAACGCAACGAGGTCGGTGCGGACCGTATCGCTATGGAACTGCCGCTCGGATATCTCGACACCACCCACGAATTCGAACGTTTTGTCGCGATGGTCAGGAAGCTGGAAAACAGGGGACGGGGATTTGTGGTCGAAATTCCCGAGCAGGACCTGATTTTCAATACCCGGGAGACGATCGAGTCGATCGTCGAATCGCTGACGAAAGAGAATATCGCCCTCGGTATCAGCCGTTTCGACGCCGACGAGAGAATCCTGGCGAAACTGCAGGTCGTCAGGCCCATGTATGTCAAAATGCATGCGGGCCGGCTGCTGGATATGAGCGATTCCCTCCGGGAATCCCTGCTTCTGCTGTTGCGCAGCGTAGGCATCAAACTGTTGATCCGCTCGGTCGAGTCGTCGGAGCAGCTCGACGCTCTGGGGGATCTGGGGATCGAATATTACGTCATCTGA
- a CDS encoding arsenate reductase ArsC, with the protein MKRVLVIDTGNAARSIMAEALINHYLGRVCDLHADSAGVEPKGTIDRETVMVLAEEGIETEHLESKGLDALPKSGYDLVVTVCDNVKGIYPTLPGAKKEMHIAFEDPEGKPIEAYVRELHQMKNLLIPRIREELCEA; encoded by the coding sequence ATGAAAAGAGTACTCGTCATCGATACAGGCAATGCGGCGCGCTCCATTATGGCCGAAGCACTCATCAACCACTATCTGGGCAGGGTCTGCGACCTCCATGCCGACAGCGCGGGCGTTGAGCCCAAAGGGACGATTGACCGTGAAACCGTCATGGTGTTGGCGGAAGAGGGTATCGAAACGGAGCACCTGGAATCCAAAGGTCTCGATGCGCTGCCAAAGAGCGGCTATGACCTGGTCGTCACCGTGTGCGACAATGTCAAGGGCATCTACCCGACACTACCGGGCGCCAAAAAGGAGATGCACATCGCCTTCGAAGACCCCGAAGGCAAACCCATTGAAGCCTACGTGCGGGAGTTGCACCAGATGAAAAACCTTCTGATTCCCCGCATCCGGGAAGAGCTGTGCGAAGCGTGA
- a CDS encoding metalloregulator ArsR/SmtB family transcription factor → MAGNEAALEDFLKTAGALYDETRVKILKLLLLHGPLCICDLEASTGMIQSRLSRHMKILKEAGFVTARREGRWVYYAIRSPMDRFRAAALEEIGTLPLDLPPLKRQSGVCKR, encoded by the coding sequence ATGGCTGGTAATGAGGCGGCGCTGGAGGATTTTCTCAAAACCGCCGGTGCCCTTTACGACGAAACCCGGGTAAAGATTCTCAAACTGCTGCTGCTGCACGGGCCGCTTTGCATCTGCGACCTGGAAGCGTCGACGGGGATGATCCAGTCGCGGCTTTCGCGTCATATGAAAATTCTCAAAGAGGCGGGTTTCGTGACGGCCAGACGGGAGGGCAGATGGGTCTATTATGCCATCCGCTCCCCGATGGACCGCTTCCGCGCCGCGGCGCTGGAGGAGATCGGGACGCTTCCGTTGGATCTGCCCCCGCTCAAACGACAATCAGGAGTATGTAAACGATGA
- a CDS encoding VIT1/CCC1 transporter family protein, whose translation MDGKIEMREALRQQQNEIDDYAVYKAVAKIEEDPKNREVLHKIAHQEKRHYAFWKKVTGKSLHPRRRIVWLYALFARILGTSFAVKLLEKREEGAEAFYRRLFDIYPETREIYEDEKSHESELVHMLNDRKLLYAGAIVLGMNDALVELTGTLSGLALAFDKSTVVGITGIIMGIAASLSMAGSAYLEARENPAGEISPATYAFYTGIAYIITTILLVVPFFLVETTLPALVLMFTAAVAAIVSYNFYISVARDEPFWKRVKEMALITFGVAFISFGIGYVVRTWFGIDI comes from the coding sequence ATGGACGGAAAGATAGAGATGCGGGAGGCTTTGCGCCAGCAGCAGAACGAGATCGACGATTATGCCGTCTACAAAGCGGTGGCGAAGATCGAGGAGGATCCCAAAAACAGGGAGGTCCTTCACAAAATCGCCCATCAGGAGAAGCGCCACTACGCCTTCTGGAAGAAGGTGACGGGCAAGTCACTGCACCCCAGGCGCCGGATCGTCTGGCTCTACGCCCTTTTTGCCCGTATTCTGGGCACCTCCTTCGCCGTCAAACTGCTTGAAAAACGGGAGGAGGGAGCGGAAGCATTCTACCGGCGGCTCTTCGACATCTACCCCGAAACGAGGGAGATCTACGAAGATGAAAAGAGCCACGAAAGCGAGCTGGTGCATATGCTCAACGACAGAAAGCTCCTCTATGCCGGCGCCATCGTCCTGGGAATGAACGACGCCCTGGTGGAGCTGACGGGGACTCTCAGCGGCCTCGCCCTCGCCTTCGACAAAAGCACCGTCGTGGGTATCACCGGTATCATCATGGGAATCGCCGCCTCCCTCTCCATGGCCGGGTCTGCATACCTGGAGGCGCGGGAGAACCCCGCCGGCGAAATCTCACCCGCCACCTACGCTTTCTACACCGGCATCGCCTATATCATCACGACGATCCTGCTGGTCGTCCCCTTCTTTCTCGTCGAAACGACACTGCCTGCCCTGGTGCTCATGTTCACCGCCGCCGTCGCGGCAATCGTCAGCTACAACTTCTACATCTCCGTCGCACGGGACGAGCCATTCTGGAAAAGGGTGAAGGAGATGGCGCTCATCACCTTTGGCGTCGCTTTCATCTCCTTCGGCATCGGTTACGTGGTGCGCACCTGGTTCGGCATCGATATCTGA
- a CDS encoding arsenate reductase ArsC, whose translation MKKVLILCTGNSCRSIIGEALVNQYLAKEGIQAYSAGSNPGGRVNPNVKKVLEEEGAWKARYHSKTIDEVMKEGPFDLVVTVCDNARESCPMFPGGVKTIHVGFEDPDGKPYEAFVETKEKIKKELLPVIEKELTADITQKA comes from the coding sequence ATGAAAAAAGTGTTGATTCTCTGTACCGGCAACAGCTGCCGCTCCATTATCGGGGAGGCGTTGGTGAACCAATATCTCGCAAAAGAGGGCATACAGGCCTATAGCGCCGGCAGCAACCCCGGCGGGCGGGTCAATCCCAATGTCAAAAAGGTTCTGGAAGAGGAGGGGGCGTGGAAGGCGCGCTACCACTCCAAAACCATCGACGAAGTGATGAAAGAGGGCCCCTTCGACCTGGTGGTGACGGTCTGTGACAATGCCAGGGAGAGCTGCCCCATGTTCCCCGGCGGGGTCAAAACGATTCATGTGGGTTTCGAAGACCCCGACGGGAAGCCCTACGAAGCTTTCGTGGAGACGAAAGAGAAGATTAAAAAAGAGCTTCTGCCGGTCATCGAAAAAGAATTGACGGCTGACATTACGCAAAAAGCGTAA
- a CDS encoding permease, with translation MFGWWQHIVDRFVYGTLGLDPHAAAGSALDFFLFDTVKILLLLTVIIFLVTFVRSYFPVEKVRDWLANKHPMTGYVAAALFGIITPFCSCSAIPLFLGFLQARIPLGVTFSYLVSAPMNNEIAIAMLFTLFGWKVTALYIGFGLLVAIVAGIVIDRLDLEEEVLIKPPPMQPHEIEEVKIPVSKRLKEAWEYTVEILKKVGLYVLAGVGIGAWIHGYVPADLIVRYAGGDAWYAVPLATILGVPMYSNAAGVMPLIEVLTEKGMLMGTALSFMMAITALSLPEAMILKKILSMKLIAIFFGTVAAGIMAIGYLFNGILA, from the coding sequence GTGTTCGGCTGGTGGCAACACATCGTAGACCGTTTCGTCTACGGCACGCTGGGGCTCGACCCCCACGCCGCGGCGGGAAGCGCCCTCGACTTCTTCCTCTTCGACACGGTAAAGATTTTGCTGCTGCTGACGGTCATCATCTTTCTCGTCACCTTTGTGCGCAGCTATTTTCCGGTGGAGAAGGTGCGCGACTGGCTGGCGAACAAGCATCCGATGACGGGCTATGTGGCGGCGGCGCTCTTTGGCATCATCACACCGTTTTGCTCCTGTTCGGCGATTCCGCTCTTTCTGGGCTTTCTGCAGGCGCGCATCCCACTTGGAGTGACCTTCAGCTACCTGGTCAGCGCCCCGATGAACAACGAGATCGCCATCGCCATGCTATTCACCCTCTTTGGCTGGAAAGTGACGGCGCTCTATATCGGTTTCGGCCTGCTGGTGGCCATCGTCGCCGGTATCGTCATCGACCGGCTCGATTTGGAGGAGGAGGTGCTCATCAAGCCGCCGCCCATGCAGCCCCATGAGATCGAAGAGGTGAAGATCCCCGTCTCAAAGCGGCTGAAAGAGGCGTGGGAGTACACGGTGGAGATTTTGAAAAAGGTGGGCCTCTATGTGTTGGCCGGGGTGGGCATCGGCGCCTGGATCCACGGCTACGTCCCCGCCGATCTCATCGTCAGATACGCCGGCGGCGACGCCTGGTACGCCGTCCCCCTGGCGACGATCCTGGGAGTTCCCATGTACTCCAACGCCGCGGGGGTCATGCCGCTGATCGAAGTGCTGACCGAAAAGGGGATGCTGATGGGCACGGCGCTTTCGTTCATGATGGCCATTACGGCGCTGAGCCTGCCCGAGGCGATGATTTTGAAAAAGATTCTCTCAATGAAGCTCATCGCCATCTTCTTCGGCACGGTGGCGGCGGGCATTATGGCCATCGGCTATCTTTTCAACGGGATTCTCGCATGA
- a CDS encoding thioredoxin family protein → MKIEILGTGCAKCKTLEQNVMAALGKTGKFAEVKKVEDITEIMQYGVMSTPGLVIDGKVVSVGKVLTPDEIAQLIQKAG, encoded by the coding sequence ATGAAGATCGAAATTCTGGGCACCGGATGCGCCAAATGCAAAACTCTCGAGCAGAATGTGATGGCGGCGCTGGGAAAAACGGGAAAATTCGCGGAAGTGAAGAAGGTGGAGGATATCACCGAAATCATGCAGTACGGCGTCATGAGCACGCCGGGCCTGGTGATCGACGGCAAGGTGGTCAGTGTGGGCAAGGTGCTCACGCCCGATGAGATCGCCCAGCTGATCCAAAAGGCCGGGTAG
- a CDS encoding transglutaminase-like cysteine peptidase: protein MKAKKSVFWAVAAASAILFAAAAADAFIYKNRLAEIKKAYGPFVAARFRYLDELVDSLRDADIRKKLNEVNDFWNGVRYAPDLKVWGKRDYWATPFEFLLRDRGDCEDYVIAKYFTLKALGIGPSKLYFVYARVRGRRGPHMVLAYYETPKSEPLILDNLNLRVFPASKRKDIIPVYTFNGELLERFRDHSSRGLAKKNLTVRRKWEDLIHRMKGQPL from the coding sequence GTGAAGGCAAAAAAGAGCGTTTTTTGGGCAGTCGCTGCAGCATCGGCCATACTTTTTGCGGCGGCTGCCGCCGATGCCTTCATCTATAAGAACAGGCTGGCTGAAATAAAAAAAGCGTACGGCCCCTTTGTGGCGGCCCGCTTCAGATATCTCGACGAGCTGGTCGACTCCCTGCGCGATGCCGACATCCGGAAGAAGTTGAACGAGGTCAACGACTTCTGGAACGGCGTACGCTACGCTCCCGATTTGAAAGTATGGGGCAAGCGGGACTACTGGGCGACCCCTTTCGAATTCCTCCTCAGGGACAGAGGCGACTGCGAAGATTATGTCATCGCCAAATATTTTACCCTCAAAGCGCTCGGAATCGGGCCCTCCAAACTCTATTTCGTCTATGCGAGGGTCAGGGGCAGGCGCGGTCCCCATATGGTTCTCGCCTACTATGAAACTCCCAAAAGCGAACCTCTGATTCTCGACAATCTCAATCTGCGGGTTTTCCCGGCCTCCAAACGCAAAGACATCATCCCCGTCTACACCTTCAACGGCGAACTGTTGGAACGGTTCCGTGACCATTCCAGCAGGGGGCTTGCGAAGAAAAACCTGACAGTCCGCCGAAAATGGGAAGACCTCATCCACCGCATGAAAGGACAACCTCTATGA
- a CDS encoding (2Fe-2S)-binding protein, whose amino-acid sequence MPLRCITKKFDVTTLDDDDLICYCIGVDKKTIVEAIREGASDLKAVKEQTGACTGSECAEKNPNGRCCSKEIRQLIALVEKGA is encoded by the coding sequence TTGCCTCTGCGTTGCATCACAAAAAAATTTGATGTCACGACCCTGGATGACGACGATCTCATCTGCTACTGCATCGGGGTGGACAAAAAGACGATCGTCGAAGCCATCCGTGAAGGGGCGTCGGACCTGAAAGCCGTGAAAGAGCAAACCGGCGCCTGCACGGGCAGCGAATGTGCCGAAAAGAACCCCAACGGGCGCTGCTGCTCCAAAGAGATTCGCCAGCTCATCGCCCTGGTCGAAAAGGGAGCCTGA